In the Hevea brasiliensis isolate MT/VB/25A 57/8 chromosome 8, ASM3005281v1, whole genome shotgun sequence genome, TTTGGAGTATTTGTACGGCAAGGCAGGCTACCATTTTGATTAATAAAAGACAACACATCTGTTCATGTTTAAGGGTTCAGTTAATGTTCTCATAacgtacaaaataaataaataaataaaaacagaaCATTCTAGCTTAGATTTGAGCTCATTTCCAACAATTCCAGATAAATTATCATATCCCCAATTTGCAGAAGGGTGATTTGGGGAAAAGCGAAGAAATCATGGCAAAAATGTATTGAAGCAAAATAAAATATCAAGATATAACATCAAAAGCATAAAAACCTGTAGGACATCTCCTGCGAAATAATAAACAATCCGATAACATAGTTCGAAGCCGAGACAATAAACCCAAGGAGGGAGTGTAATATTGATGTAAATACAAATCATTAGGATGAAGAGCAGCAAGGTTTCTTAGTATTACCCTCAGCTCCTCCAACCACAATGGTCTGCCCTTCTTTGATGTTGGCAGGTGCCGGTTCTTCTGATGAAAGTGATTTCTTACTAATTATCCTGTATATTTCAGATAGGATTGTCTGGAAAGCCGTCTCAACGTTTGTTGCTTCAAGAGCAGATGTTTCAATGAAAGAGAGTCCTTCTCTCTCTGCATAACTTTGAGCATCCTCCGTAGCCACCGCTCGGAGATGTTTCAGATCAGTCTTGTTCCCAATTAGCATGATCACAATATTGGCATCCGCATGGTCCCTCAGCTCCTTCAGCCAGCGACTGACATTTTCAAATGTTGTTGGTTTTGTAACATCATACACTAGAAGGGCTCCAAGAGCACCTCTATAATAGGCACTGGTTATTGCTCTGTATCGTTCCTGCCCAGCCGTGTCCCATATTTGAGCTTTGACAGTCCTTCCTTCAACCTGAGTATATAACTTCATCTTTTTAGCAATACAAAAAGATGATGCTTTTACAAGTGATAAATCTCACTGAATTTTTTTTATGAACTCTGAGGGATAAATCTTGGATACTTGCCTTGCATAAAACTATCTAAATTGAGCGAAAAAGTTAATTTCCAAATTTTGTACTTAGGTAACTGAAAAGCAAATGCACCAGTAGACAAAACAGAATAATCCCTCTTCCCCCATAAGTAACATGGCTTGATTGCTTTGAGAATATGTAAGCATAAGGAATTCCATAAAATTTACATTGATTCAATAAATTCTGATCAATGCTTAATTTTTCAGAGGGAAGTTTTGAGAAACACATATAGGCCAAGAAGGCAGTGCCTCAAAGCTTCAAGCATAATGCACCTAAGTCCTTATGGCTAAAAACTCTTCCAGAAGTTGGGGCCCCAAGCATTAAACAGCCTGCTGACTTAACGGCTTAGGATCAAATATAAAAATATCCCACCATCTGACAaaagtaaaattaatttcaaCTGT is a window encoding:
- the LOC110672293 gene encoding ras-related protein RABA2a, whose amino-acid sequence is MARRPDEEYDYLFKVVLIGDSGVGKSNLLSRFTRNEFCLESKSTIGVEFATRTLPVEGRTVKAQIWDTAGQERYRAITSAYYRGALGALLVYDVTKPTTFENVSRWLKELRDHADANIVIMLIGNKTDLKHLRAVATEDAQSYAEREGLSFIETSALEATNVETAFQTILSEIYRIISKKSLSSEEPAPANIKEGQTIVVGGAEGNTKKPCCSSS